The DNA segment ttttcgtttgcagaatataaatacaaaagtttCCCTTGAATTAGctattaaaaacatacaaactGCATTATTAATAAGCTTGAAAGTTTCTACAGCTACCACTCGTATCCAACAATACACAGAAGGCGTGAAACACATCACAAGCTCAAAGCTCCAGTCTCAACTTCTAAtcagattatataaaaaaatgaaataataaaatgtgttgatTCCATTCAGCAATTAAATGTTTTAAGTATTCCTGGTTCCTAATGTAAGCAGTACATAAGGAGTGTACCAGCCAAATGTTAAATGCAGCCTAGTAATTCAATACTAGTATCTCCAGTACAGGTTATTACCAAACAAATAGTTTTGACAAGTTTATTTTGTTATCCCttgaatatgctttttttttttatttgtatgcattactATTATCAACAATCACAAATTAGTCCAAAAGCTTGTTTGAGACcactcttaaataaataaaaaaaataataataatattgaaaatattCAAATTCTATACCAAGCTTTTGGCACTGGTTACCTTGCCCTGATCCCAGCTCGGAAGGCATTGAAACTACTTAACATACGTAACTATTCAAGTTGATTTCTCCCCGGTTTGCTCCAGGGATATAGGCTTTGATGCGTAACAATAAGAATTTATCAATTGTTATAGACCTGTCCTTGACACCCCCAAAGTTTTGTCTTTCAAATGCGCAAGTCCACTACAACAATCTCTCCATTCATTCTCCACTGCACTGCTGCTTTGGAACATGTACAACCCTCACAGTGCAACCAAAAAAACAGTCTACCTGTAATTTCTTcgttttttttatccttttaacAAAATTGGCCCCTCTTAATTAAAAATTCctatcatacacacacacacacgtaagtCAGTACACTTGAGTTTGGCTTGAAAGGAAGGTTTCAATCATCCACCCCGATATTCCTGAAGAGGTAGGACATGGATTCCCCATTGTGGATCCGTCGAATGGCTTCAGACAGGATCATGCTGATGTCCACAGTCTTGATCTTGGGGCACTGCAGCTTCTGGATTTCATGAGGGATGGTGTTGGTCACTACCACCTGTGGACACAAGGGTTATGTGCGTGTCACAGACTAATTGCAACATGTTAACACTGCCAGAGAAATtggcccattccaggtttaaagACATATTAGACGGccgcagggatggaaagaaggcTGCCATttcattgcagtttgatccagtcctggtttagctatgagtttattaagacacacctgtgcttgttaccaataggctgtggctaatcaagcttgtattaaaacctggaatggttgaaactgTTATTCAATTGGAACTGCTTAAAACTGGATCTCCATCACTGTAAAGTTGTATGGGCAaggaatctatctatctatctatacacacacacactctcctttTCTAAACACATGGTAAAGCAAGTGGCAGAAGAATGGCAATGACATTGAGCAGTGAGGGAGATAAGATACAGAGGCACGTGCATGAGGGCGCAAGTCGAAGCTCACTTCAGGTTCCAGGGACTGAACATTAACAATAACAGAAGCTTTTCTTCAAGCAAAAgcaacactgattttttttctccccctCACTCTCCACTCTGCATTTCTCCAATAGGGCAATGACAACATCTAAGGATGCACAAATACATGTAGCTCTGTAGAATATGTAGGTAATTTTAACCATtttcatacaaaacaaaaaatcgtACCTCATCAATTGCTGATTCTTCTATCAACCGCGGGGCATGGCAGGATAAGATGCCGTGAGTTGCCATCACGTAGATTTTGTAAGCCCCTCTCTCCTTAAGTGTGTCGGCAGCAGCTAAAAAGCTGTCAACATCATCAATAATGTCGTCCTGTCACAACAAAGAACAGTAATTGGGCATACTGATTCTGTTTCTTGCAAGCTGTTACAGCATCATAGGATTTTTGCAGCTGCCACACACCGCTGTGTAGACGGATTACAGGTGTAAAACAACGCTGCAAATCAAAAAaggatttattttgtgtgtttgaaAGTCACAGCAATCCACAGCCCTCAATTATAAATACGGTACGAGTAACTGTGCAAATGTTGCAAGACATGTGGTGTTTTCTTTATAGGGCCCCACAAACAGAAACATACTTACCACTATAATGGCTATCCTCCCACCAACATCTCCCACAACTGTGATAGGTGGTTTTTCCTTTGGAATTAGCACTTTAGGgggaaaacaaaaatcaaaccattttattaacacaaaagcCAGGAAGAGAAAGGCCACCAGATACATGCATGCGTTCATGTTGTTTTCATTGCTGCCATTTCTCAGCAACATATCTTCAGGTTTTTTGATTTAGCATGGATTATACTCTGGCTCAGGAAACTCACTGCCTAGCCCTCTTTGATAGCTCAGTTTCAAAAGGTGCAGGCATTTCACTTTTTGACCCAGTTCTGCAGTAGAATCCAAAGATTTCCCTAGATTCCCTTCACATCAATAACAGTGGCAGTATTAGCGATCCCCCTGGACTCACTTACAGGGTATATCCAGGCTGGGGTGAATGGCCCCTATGTTTTTGACAGCTGGTGGAGAGTGACGCCCATCCACCAGGTCAGACTCTGCATCTTGGGCTTCCCCATGAATCACTGCAATCCCCAACCGCAACCGCTCAGCAAAGGACTGTGCCctgcaataacaaaacatacttCAAATATGAACAATCTGATGCCAAATGACGGCAAAGCATACCGATTTCATAAGACCCCATTTATCTTTGCATCTCAAGATTGCAACATTAAAACTGCATTACAATGCAGTCTTACAACCATTGACTTGAAACAAAAATCACAAATTACTACTTAATACAAATAAGCACTACAAATGTATATGGTATTGTGGTAAATGTTGAAAATTTGCCAGCAATCACTTGAAAAACTGCAAATTGTAGTTTCAACAGTATCCCAGACACAACCAGTTATGCATTTGATTTGCTCTTGTTCCAATTTCCAGACATGTTTCGGGACACATTAGCCAAAGAGCATTGTGTTCCCAGCATACGTATGAACACAATAAACCCTGACATAAGATACtagcaaaaaatacaataaatgtaaaaagtaaaataaataaaaattacttcATACTAGCTAACTCCAAGCACACAAGAACAGCAATAGAAAGTACATGGTTGGCTTACCTTTTAGCTGAAGACGGAGATTTGGCCACAATTACTGCATTTCTATAGTCAGGAATCTGCAGATTTTAAACACATATACCCCACCCTCATTGCAAGGTTCTCGGTTTTAACACTCTGAAAACTACATACAAAAGGGAAGTTCCtaagagtgggggggggggggggggggggaatcaagtCGTCACCTAAACAATGCATCATCAGTTGTGCATTACTGTACTTTTGCAGTAGTGTAATCTAGTAaaaattcattatatatatatatatatatatatatatatatatatatatatatatatgtatatatatatatatatttacctatAATTGAATTAATCCTAGGCACATTTAACACTATCCTAGGAAGTTCTAGCCCAACTCTACCCAACAGCACCTGGCCCAACCGTGCTTAGTTTCAATAGAACAGAATACAATTGATAGACTCACAGAAGAAACAGACTTTTATGCATCAATATTTACATTCTCCAAACGTaagtttgcattattattattatttattttttacttcgaATACAGTGCATTGATCTGTATACCAGACACACAGATCTCTAACTGACACACTGTTTAAAACTTGTCCAATCATCAAGCCATGGAAGAAGGTTTGTTACATTGTTTGAAAAAGCCTAACCACACTGGGTATGTTGGGTCTCTAGAGGTCAGTGTATATTAATAGATTACtatgtttaaaatacataaaaacactcTTTTAGATCgcaaacaaacaaagaagaaaaaaaaaatgttgatactAAGTTTCTCAGCCGACTTTTCAGTCCAATCTTCATGCAGTTAAAGTGAAACTAAAACTACTGCCAATCATTACCTCTTCTTGAATGTACTGCAAGAGGAATGGCGATGCTCTCAGATTGTCTACCGGGATGTTAAAGAAACCCTGAATTTCTTTCTGATGCAAATCCATCGTTATCAGGTGATTTAGTCCTTCAGCACAAAAAAAACGAAGAGAAAAGCTGTAagcacatgtactgtacatgaatCAACAAAGGACAAAGCATACTCTGCTCAAGTTCACATAAAATACATAAAGAGGAAATAACACCAGATAGTAAATTGCAAGTTTTTTGGTAAAGTCGAGGTAGGTTCTGATGTCATTCTAGGCCATGGGAAGGAAGCAGGCCACCAGAACCGCCAGAGATGTGACCAAACCACAGTCTGGTCTTCGttgtttatataataaataaagtaaCTACTTGACATGCAGTGTTCTCACCAGCTTTGCACATCATGGACGCCAGTAACTTGGACACGATGGAGCCTCTTTTCCTCATCTTGCACTGCTTGCTGTAGGGGAAGTAGGGAATGACCCCAATGATACTACGTGCACAGGAGGTCTTGCAGGCATACACCATGATAAGGAGCTCCATGATCGCAGTGTTGACGTCTCTGACACACAGGGAGACATGCAACAACTATTAACTCTATTACCAAGTCACGCAGTAGTCGTTTTTAAATACTGCATACAATCATTTGCTTTAACAGACATCAGGCCATTTCAGCTCTACAATAAATCaggaaatgtttaaataaaatgtaagaaatgaaTAAATTGCAATCTATAGGCAAAGAAAAAATCtatccactttaaaaaaaaaatctaccagTACTGTCTCTATTCAATTTAATTTCCCCTAAATGAATCAGTCCTTTGTTAATGGACTGTCATTATGTTTTATAAATCTCATCCATTATTAAGGACTTACTTGGAAACTGTCTGAATGATGAAGATGTCTTTCCCTCTTACAGACTCCTGGATCTGCACTCTCGTTTCTATGGAAACACGTGATGAACGCACCATTAGAGATGCCAACGACTTTGCCATATTCACACCACTTTAActcaggagttatttaaagaaagtttttttaaaactggTTTCTGTGAATAAAAGCATTCCAACTCCCCATAAATGTTTCTGTTGCATCTTGCTAAACTGTGCGATAAAAACACAGACCTTTTCCATAAAATAGCTCCattgaaaactaaaaaaaaaaacttttgcaaaggGTTCAATAGAACATGTTGCACTAAATAAACGTTGGGGTTTAAAGTCTTTGAGGCGTTTAAGAGGAAGGGAGGAGGTATTTTAAACACTCCTAGCTTCCTATGGTTTTACCCAAAGGTGAGAGTTAGGGGAGTACACAAATACTACAGTGGCTTATAACATGTATACTTTGGGGGTCTATTTAGAAGCAAGAggatttttgttaaaaataataattcattaacTAAGATTACAATTAAGCTTCAAAATAAGAGCATTTGTCTACACTTGTCCTGCCATCTTCTCCAACTACATGCCTTTCAGGCACTGAAAATAAACAGAGCGAGTGTTTTTACCGTAGCAGTATAAAGGCCATGCCACATATTAATACAACACTACAGTCAAAGGCTATTTGTGCACTGACTTCTGAAGACTGCTggaattgtgtgttttgttttcactacTCATGCAAACTAGCTACACATGCTTGGAATAATCTGGCGGTGAGTTCTTAAAAAGTAAAACTGGAGGTCACATCCTCTACAAGACAAATATAGTTTATCAATAGCTCCAACACCGAGCTACAATTTCTGAACGATACCACGGTTAATGAGGAGCACGGCACTTGTAACAAACAGGGTCAATACCTCAACACTGCAACAAGAGTATATCAAAATATACTACCCTTTGTTTTAAACTCCTTATTGTTTATTCCACAATTAATGTACAATATTTGAACTTAAAGACCCACAGTGTGTGCAAGCACTAACTTAGAACAAAGACCACCAACTTTCATCAGTTTGGATTAGTGAACCCTAACTGTTTCAGTACATACAAAAATCGCAgataaaaaaaaggcttttaaatAGCAAACAAGTACACCTTTATGTAGCTTCATATAGTGAAGTCATTAAATGGTATGAATGTTAAGCTTGGATCTGATCTAGTTTGAACCAGCAGCTGTATtccagctctgtgtgtgtgtgattctgctACGTTTTCATCAACATGGTACCTTATCAGCACTTTTCTCCTCACAATGTGCAGATTCTTGCTGGCATGAAGCATTACTCAACAGCACAGAGAAGGATTTGGATTGTCGCTGTACAGTTTTCAGAAGGTCAGCATTTAGCATTTTTCCACTGCTGAGCATGTTACATTTACAGTGGCTCACCACTGAAGAGTTAATGGCTTTTCTTGTGCTCactgtgcattataatgcttcctGCTCAACAGTCAGCGTGTGACAGTCGTTCTAATCACAATAAAGAGTAATCCATCAACAACGGTAGTGTTACTTTATACATGGCTCATGATCTGTATCACGTGTTACCAGACAAATTTAATGCGATCTGTGTAGCGAAGGACTAATGTGTATCCTGATTTGCTGGATCAGTTTCAATACTTTATATGTACAGGACACAAAAGactgttgaaaaaaaacatgcatgctgATATGCATGGCCCAGGAAACATTCAAATCTGCAGTCAAATGTATTTACATAATTATAATAAGGTGGCTGGTGAGGATTTGGAGGTACAAAGActcaaacatgtttttgttggtggtgggggtgggggtgggtgtaTAGGGTGTGATGCAGCATAAAGCTTGTGAAATCACAAAAGGGAAGCAAATGTGTCTAATTTCAGTTCCCCTGTCATTTCACTGACTGACATGAACATCCAGCACACATATTGAGGAAGCTAACTTAATCATGTGTTCTATTTGAAGTAATCGGATTGTTTTGACTCACCCCTGTTTGTCTCTTGGTAAACCTGCACTTTACCAAGCATCACACCAAGACGCCTGTAAGACATGGAACACAAATTATTAGAAAAAATGCTCCCTGGCGATTTATTGCACTGTGAACAGTGTCATATGCATCCTTATCTGGAAACAATAGCTTAAAATGATGCAATAGTGTGGATATCTACGGTTAGAACTGGAACTGTAAACACAGTATTATAGCTTTTTAGTGTTAACCTCTGGAAAATGTAAACTGTTTATTAAACACAATGTTCAGATTCTAAAGCTCAAGACTGAGGAGTACTATCAGTGATATAAACCAATTACAAAAAGCATTGTGTCAAAGCCTTTGAAAATAATATTTGCAAAACGAACTGTCGTCTCTAACTgccaaacacacaaaaaaagacagaGGACATGATTAACAAGGGTCAAAAGAGCACTGCACTGTGTGCCTACCGTACAAACACAACGTAGTACAATACAAATGAGACAACATTTCACTAACGAAAGGTAAAGTAGTAAAGAGAACCTGCACTGCATTTCACAATGCCTGTGGATGTACCTTTATTTAATTAACAGGCCCCAAGTGTCTGGTTACAGTAAATTGTAAACCCTAAACAACACCTTACCTACAGCAAACAAGGAGTAACCACAGGAAAGGCAAAGAACTGGTCTATTCTCAAAATTAACTGTGTGTACTACACTGCTGACCTAAGAAATCTAACCTGTACAAACCACACACTGAAAGAAAAAACTAACAATCACAAATTGTGTCATTAAACAAGATAGTTAACCATTTAGTAGATATGACAATATACTTAAATACCAAAACTGATTTGACCAAATAAATACCTTACTGAATGCATTTAAGCGGCTACCACACCTCAGGTTACCTTAGGAAACTGCTAACCACTTTGTAGTGGTTATTAGTGGTTTAATAGTGGCTATTAAACTAGATCCTTTTCCTTTAATTCTAGAATTgtcttttattgtatttacagacagatacaaacacaatacaaaacgcAGTATTCTATAAAATACTTACTCTGAAATCCTCTTTCCAAGCTCCATGCAAGAAGGGTTGGAGTTGGCTGTAAATATAACCAGCCCACCCTTGGGGGCATTCATGGCTGAATCTGTCTTGACCCTGGGCAACACTTGGTTGGTAAAACTTGACCTTTGGCTCGGTGGTACTGCCCCCTGCCTGGAAAATCCAAAACACAACCAGCATCGTGATGTTTTGCTTGTgctgtttttataaaatacatttcttacaatgCAACTTACACTAGGCTTCGTCAatcttttattgtgtttagaaacaATAAGAAATAGCTCTCTTTATGCCTTCTTGTTGTTACCCGACATGTGCACTACCATTGCAGGCGTAACTGCTGCACTGGGGGAATAgcaatttcaaaatgtattttatttatttatttttaaacggaCATGCCATTTTTAGCTTATTTACATTTATATGCACATTTAAAAATTATTAACTTGATCATTTATTTCAAAGTCTTTTTTCTCTCCAACACAGTAATGATTCCTGCACGAAACGAGAAATCAGTCGCAGTATCACTATCAGAGCAGAATGACTCAAACTGTCCCTCTAGAAATACACACCTTCCGTAGTTATCATTCTGCTACTTTCAAAACACTATGTtcatataaataatacaattataaaacacgTGTGCCACTCTAGGTGCATATCTAACTACTGTAATTATAAAatgatgcaatatttatttatcgAGCACCATATAAAATGTGAGTTGCCTGCAGCCTAACTAGCACCCACCAGTTATTTTTAACAACAAGCGTTAAAACTAAACGCAGATTAAACAAGCGATATGAGTGATCTGTACAGATAtagtgtattaaaaataaataaagcaggacTAATTGACCTTACGTATCGGTGGGGAGTGCATGGTCATTTTCCATCATATTAATGAACGGAACAGAACCGCACCATAGCACGAACGCACAGAGAGTTTTGGAAATCCTGCTAAAGAatctacatttataaaataacaaattaaaatgaattaaaatctTACCAGTTTGTGATATTTTATTAAGCTGTTAACCAGCCCTACGGCTACCAGTACCCTGTCTTCCCGGGTCCAACCAGTCACTATGCGTCATTGATTGACGTTGCTTCAAGCCaaccaaaaacattattttttttttttttactgctttgtAACTGACACCATTAAGGCTCACATAGAGCGGTAGATATGTATACTTCGCTAGAAGATCATTCGGAGCCAAAATGTCGAAACTCGTGGGGAGGTGGGAAATGCGAAATATTCAGGGTGCAGTATACTAAACTTCCCACCAAGTAAGCCTTAACCAGCCAATAGAAGTTGGGAATGGGTACGTGAACGACGTTTGTTAGACTTGCAGCAAGCAGTAAGGACAGAATTACAGCAAGGTGTATTGGTTTCATATCCCCTTGACAGActtgtccatttttatttttaatgtatttattattatttaatatttgtgtGGTGTCGAATAGGGATATATTACAAGTAACTGTaagttgaaaaatattttttagtactttcccttttttattttttatttatcccAGTATTACCTaacaatatttatttacacaacCGTGGTTGTTttcaaaggtttttaaaatatgtatggaCTTTGTCTGCTTAGCCATAACTTGCAATCATTCTCTGGATCTATAGCTTACTGATGCCTCATGAAAAGGTTTACTTAGCAAAATCACTCCCAAGAGCAAAGTAGGATGATTGCAAAcattattttgaagaaaaaaaaaaactattaaaattacatttttaagtgtTACTATGACAAACAAAGGGACATTTTTTTTTGCGAAAGTGTTTCTAAATAACTTATCTATTTTAGGAAAGATCTTGAATGCtgttactttttttgtttctgattttgtaaaataaataaataaataaataaataaatagacgaggtatttttctcctttaaaaatatattaaatcatATTTTTAGGACCAATTTTTGGTCTCAGTCAGAGGTCTCCGACGGTCAGAATGACATCATCCGCACTGCCGCGAGCTGCGTCTTTTTTGAAAAGTCCTACGGTCTTTTCtagtgtgtctgtgaccgcaaaACGCATTGGgtcggatgatgttgaaaaaaatccaacatttgcACATGGTCGCAAGCCAGCGAAGCGCGATAGAGCAAGTTTTTGAGGAACCCCATAAACACGtacaacagaacaggattttaaacttgcctgtaaactgaatgaaattaaagcttaaatgaacctttgctaaaatgaataaTGGTGCTTACACAGGCTATACCATGCGCAGCAaccacttgtataataataacaataataatgaatacaagatctttttatttgtattattgtttattgtttttatatatttgtgtcACCAATAAGTTAAcgtcgctatttattttctgtatgcaattATTTTCCCCATCAAATCAGTAACGTTGCTCAGCTGTTCAATACGTCTGATCGGAGGCAGTATGGAGAACAGCTGATCGGTTTTGCTTGTTTGCTGCTCATAAAAATATATTTGAGCCAATTTACATATTCACTTCATTCATGAGACGggcaattttaaaatcccgtCTCAAAGTGTCGCGAGATGTGGAGCGTGTTGGCAACCCCAGTCACAAGTCGATACACCAGCAGTAACGCAGGCTGGCTGAAAG comes from the Acipenser ruthenus chromosome 13, fAciRut3.2 maternal haplotype, whole genome shotgun sequence genome and includes:
- the prpsap2 gene encoding phosphoribosyl pyrophosphate synthase-associated protein 2: MNAPKGGLVIFTANSNPSCMELGKRISERLGVMLGKVQVYQETNRETRVQIQESVRGKDIFIIQTVSKDVNTAIMELLIMVYACKTSCARSIIGVIPYFPYSKQCKMRKRGSIVSKLLASMMCKAGLNHLITMDLHQKEIQGFFNIPVDNLRASPFLLQYIQEEIPDYRNAVIVAKSPSSAKRAQSFAERLRLGIAVIHGEAQDAESDLVDGRHSPPAVKNIGAIHPSLDIPLLIPKEKPPITVVGDVGGRIAIIVDDIIDDVDSFLAAADTLKERGAYKIYVMATHGILSCHAPRLIEESAIDEVVVTNTIPHEIQKLQCPKIKTVDISMILSEAIRRIHNGESMSYLFRNIGVDD